A stretch of Janibacter endophyticus DNA encodes these proteins:
- a CDS encoding SixA phosphatase family protein — MTRAAEPRTIVLVRHAEAVSSPPGEADHGRALTAQGQQAAEEFGRWLHDQGMGCDEVITSTALRARQTVEGLACGGCSEAEIQVEEKLYNGRESDVLQVLREATSDADIVLVVGHAPSVPAAASLLADGEGDEAAHEQLCQGFPPGAAAVLRYQGHWSDLDFGQATLVGFRAP; from the coding sequence ATGACCCGTGCAGCGGAGCCGAGGACGATCGTGCTGGTGCGTCATGCGGAGGCGGTGTCCTCCCCGCCGGGCGAGGCAGATCACGGACGCGCGCTCACGGCGCAGGGCCAGCAGGCCGCGGAGGAGTTCGGTCGCTGGCTGCACGACCAGGGCATGGGCTGCGACGAGGTCATCACCTCCACGGCGCTGCGGGCCCGGCAGACCGTCGAGGGGCTTGCCTGCGGTGGCTGCTCGGAGGCCGAGATCCAGGTGGAGGAGAAGCTGTACAACGGACGCGAGTCCGACGTCCTCCAGGTCCTGCGCGAGGCGACGAGCGACGCCGACATCGTCCTCGTCGTCGGTCACGCCCCGTCGGTCCCGGCGGCCGCGAGCCTGCTTGCCGACGGCGAGGGCGACGAGGCGGCCCACGAGCAGCTCTGCCAGGGCTTCCCGCCCGGCGCCGCGGCCGTCCTGCGCTACCAGGGGCACTGGTCCGACCTCGACTTCGGCCAGGCGACCCTCGTCGGCTTCCGCGCCCCCTGA
- a CDS encoding acetolactate synthase large subunit: MARQAQASAPPATVTGAQSLVLSLESVGAEVVFGIPGGAILPAYDPLMDSVKVRHILVRHEQGAGHAAEGYASATGKVGVCMATSGPGATNLVTAIADAHMDSVPMVAITGQVASAAIGTDAFQEADIRGITMPITKHNYLVTDPAEIPRVIAEAFHIASTGRPGPVLVDISKDALQAKTTFAWPPRIDLPGYHPVTKPHAKQIREAAKLMAKSRQPVLYVGGGVIRAGAYAELKALAETTGIPVVTTLMARGAFPDEHPLHLGMPGMHGSVAAVTALQRSDLIIALGARFDDRVTGQLSSFAPDAKVIHADIDPAEISKNRVADVPIVGDAKAIIAELTAAVSAPDARRGDYSAWVTRTQGWAQSYPVGYTPSEDPEALAPQYVLEKLGEIAGPEAIYAAGVGQHQMWAAQFIGYQRPNAWLNSGGAGTMGYSVPAAMGAKVGEPDRVVWAIDGDGCFQMTNQELATCVINDIPIKVAIINNSSLGMVRQWQSLFYNERYSNTDLHTSVGRRIPDFVKLADAYGCVGLRCERPEDVEATIRQAMEINDRPVVVDFVVERDAMVWPMVPAGVSNDAIQIARDAAPEWDREESEAIEQDLDADHDGK, encoded by the coding sequence ATGGCCCGGCAGGCGCAGGCCAGCGCGCCCCCTGCGACCGTGACAGGGGCGCAGAGCCTCGTCCTCTCGCTCGAGTCGGTCGGCGCCGAGGTCGTCTTCGGCATCCCGGGCGGCGCGATCCTGCCCGCCTACGACCCGCTCATGGACTCCGTCAAGGTCCGCCACATCCTCGTGCGCCACGAGCAGGGCGCCGGCCACGCGGCCGAGGGCTACGCCAGCGCCACCGGCAAGGTCGGCGTCTGCATGGCCACCTCCGGCCCGGGTGCGACGAACCTCGTCACCGCGATCGCCGACGCGCACATGGACTCGGTCCCCATGGTGGCCATCACCGGCCAGGTCGCCTCGGCCGCCATCGGCACGGACGCCTTCCAGGAGGCGGACATCCGCGGCATCACCATGCCGATCACCAAGCACAACTACCTCGTCACCGACCCCGCCGAGATCCCGCGCGTCATCGCCGAGGCCTTCCACATCGCGAGCACCGGCCGGCCCGGCCCCGTGCTCGTCGACATCTCCAAGGACGCGCTGCAGGCCAAGACGACCTTCGCCTGGCCGCCGCGCATCGACCTGCCCGGCTACCACCCGGTGACCAAGCCGCACGCCAAGCAGATCCGCGAGGCGGCCAAGCTCATGGCCAAGAGCCGCCAGCCGGTCCTCTACGTCGGCGGCGGCGTCATCCGGGCCGGCGCGTACGCGGAGCTCAAGGCCCTCGCCGAGACGACCGGCATCCCCGTCGTGACCACGCTCATGGCCCGCGGCGCCTTCCCCGACGAGCACCCGCTCCACCTCGGCATGCCCGGCATGCACGGCTCCGTGGCCGCCGTCACCGCCCTCCAGCGCAGCGACCTCATCATCGCCCTCGGTGCCCGCTTCGACGACCGTGTCACCGGCCAGCTGAGCTCCTTCGCCCCGGACGCCAAGGTCATCCACGCCGACATCGACCCCGCGGAGATCTCCAAGAACCGCGTCGCCGACGTGCCGATCGTCGGTGACGCCAAGGCGATCATCGCCGAGCTCACCGCGGCCGTGAGCGCCCCCGACGCGCGCCGCGGCGACTACTCCGCCTGGGTGACCCGCACGCAGGGCTGGGCGCAGAGCTACCCCGTCGGCTACACCCCGAGCGAGGACCCCGAGGCGCTCGCTCCTCAGTACGTCCTCGAGAAGCTCGGCGAGATCGCCGGCCCCGAGGCGATCTACGCCGCCGGTGTCGGGCAGCACCAGATGTGGGCCGCCCAGTTCATCGGCTACCAGCGCCCGAACGCGTGGCTCAACTCCGGCGGTGCCGGGACGATGGGCTACTCGGTGCCGGCCGCCATGGGCGCCAAGGTCGGCGAGCCCGACCGTGTCGTGTGGGCGATCGACGGCGACGGCTGCTTCCAGATGACCAACCAGGAGCTCGCGACCTGCGTCATCAACGACATCCCGATCAAGGTCGCGATCATCAACAACTCCAGCCTCGGCATGGTCCGCCAGTGGCAGTCGCTCTTCTACAACGAGCGTTACTCCAACACCGACCTGCACACCTCCGTCGGTCGCCGGATCCCCGACTTCGTCAAGCTCGCCGACGCCTACGGCTGCGTCGGCCTGCGCTGCGAGCGACCCGAGGACGTCGAGGCGACGATCCGCCAGGCCATGGAGATCAACGACCGCCCGGTCGTCGTCGACTTCGTCGTCGAGCGCGACGCCATGGTGTGGCCGATGGTCCCCGCCGGCGTGAGCAACGACGCCATCCAGATCGCCCGCGACGCGGCCCCCGAGTGGGACCGCGAGGAGTCCGAGGCGATCGAGCAGGACCTCGACGCGGACCACGACGGGAAGTGA
- the ilvC gene encoding ketol-acid reductoisomerase, with translation MAEMFYDDDADLAIIQGRKVAVIGYGSQGHAHALNLRDSGVDVRVGLKEGSKSRAKAEDEGLRVLTPREAAEEADVIVILAPDQVQRHLYAEDIEPVLTEGDALVFGHGFNIRFGYIQPPKGVDVILVAPKAPGHTVRREYVAGRGIPDIIAVEQDASGSAWDLAKSYAKGIGGTRAGVIKTTFTEETETDLFGEQAVLCGGMSHLVQAGFETLTEAGYQPEIAYFEVLHELKLIVDLMWEGGIAKQRWSISDTAEYGDYVSGPRIVDAGVKQRMQEVLGDIQSGAFAQRFIDDQDNGGAEFQELREKEAGHPIEATGKVLRSHFSWKQTDDDYTEGSAAR, from the coding sequence ATGGCCGAGATGTTCTACGACGACGACGCCGACCTGGCGATCATCCAGGGCCGCAAGGTGGCCGTCATCGGCTACGGCTCGCAGGGCCACGCGCACGCGCTCAACCTGCGCGACTCCGGCGTCGACGTCCGCGTCGGCCTCAAGGAGGGCAGCAAGAGCCGCGCCAAGGCCGAGGACGAGGGCCTGCGCGTCCTCACCCCGCGCGAGGCCGCGGAGGAGGCCGACGTCATCGTCATCCTCGCCCCGGACCAGGTGCAGCGTCACCTCTACGCCGAGGACATCGAGCCCGTCCTCACCGAGGGTGACGCCCTCGTCTTCGGGCACGGCTTCAACATCCGCTTCGGCTACATCCAGCCGCCGAAGGGTGTCGACGTCATCCTCGTCGCGCCGAAGGCCCCCGGTCACACCGTGCGGCGTGAGTACGTCGCCGGTCGCGGCATCCCGGACATCATCGCCGTCGAGCAGGACGCCTCGGGCAGCGCCTGGGACCTCGCGAAGTCGTACGCCAAGGGCATCGGTGGCACCCGCGCCGGCGTCATTAAGACGACCTTCACCGAGGAGACCGAGACCGACCTCTTCGGCGAGCAGGCGGTGCTCTGCGGCGGCATGAGCCACCTCGTGCAGGCGGGCTTCGAGACGCTCACCGAGGCGGGCTACCAGCCGGAGATCGCGTACTTCGAGGTGCTCCACGAGCTCAAGCTCATCGTCGACCTCATGTGGGAGGGCGGCATCGCCAAGCAGCGTTGGTCGATCTCCGACACGGCCGAGTACGGCGACTACGTCTCCGGCCCGCGCATCGTCGACGCCGGTGTCAAGCAGCGCATGCAGGAGGTCCTCGGCGACATCCAGTCCGGTGCCTTCGCGCAGCGCTTCATCGACGACCAGGACAACGGCGGCGCGGAGTTCCAGGAGCTGCGCGAGAAGGAGGCCGGCCACCCGATCGAGGCGACCGGCAAGGTCCTGCGCTCGCACTTCTCGTGGAAGCAGACCGACGACGACTACACGGAGGGCTCGGCCGCCCGCTGA
- a CDS encoding DedA family protein: MLESWPFWLAFGFLFLGAMVRGSVTYAIGRGARTAAERRRAKGDRPGEQGRLLTQGERLVRQIGPPAVSLGFLTVGLQTAINLSAGALRMPWTHFGPALVVGAVLWATIYTTIGFAVLEAALGRVPWWWVLVAVALVALVVLLSRRLARAR, translated from the coding sequence ATGCTCGAGAGCTGGCCGTTCTGGCTCGCCTTCGGCTTCCTATTCCTCGGTGCCATGGTCCGGGGGAGCGTCACCTACGCGATCGGTCGCGGGGCCCGGACGGCGGCCGAGCGGCGGCGGGCGAAGGGGGATCGCCCGGGTGAGCAGGGCCGCCTCCTCACGCAGGGGGAGCGGCTGGTGCGCCAGATCGGGCCGCCGGCGGTGAGCCTGGGCTTCCTCACGGTCGGGCTGCAGACCGCGATCAACCTCAGCGCGGGGGCGCTGCGGATGCCGTGGACGCACTTCGGGCCGGCCCTGGTCGTCGGGGCGGTCCTGTGGGCGACGATCTACACGACGATCGGCTTCGCGGTGCTCGAGGCGGCCCTCGGCCGGGTCCCGTGGTGGTGGGTGCTCGTCGCGGTGGCTCTCGTCGCGCTCGTCGTGCTCCTCTCCCGGCGCCTCGCCCGCGCCCGCTGA
- the ilvN gene encoding acetolactate synthase small subunit, whose product MSSRHTLSVLVQDKPGVLARISALFSRRGFNIDSLAVGPTEQPDVSRMTVVVEVEKLPLEQVTKQLNKLVEVLKVVELDPLTSVDRELLLVKVRADASTRGPILETVQLFKARMLDVTADSVTIESTGNADKHRAMLEILEPYGVKEIVKSGMVAISRGGRSITDRGGRH is encoded by the coding sequence ATGAGCAGCAGGCACACCCTCTCGGTCCTCGTCCAGGACAAGCCCGGCGTCCTCGCGCGCATCTCCGCGCTCTTCTCCCGCCGTGGCTTCAACATCGACAGCCTCGCCGTCGGCCCCACCGAGCAGCCCGACGTCTCCCGGATGACCGTCGTCGTCGAGGTCGAGAAGCTGCCGCTGGAGCAGGTCACCAAGCAGCTCAACAAGCTCGTCGAGGTGCTCAAGGTCGTCGAGCTCGACCCGCTGACCTCCGTCGACCGCGAGCTGCTCCTCGTCAAGGTCCGCGCCGACGCGAGCACCCGCGGCCCGATCCTCGAGACCGTCCAGCTCTTCAAGGCCCGGATGCTCGACGTCACCGCCGACTCCGTGACCATCGAGTCGACCGGCAACGCCGACAAGCACCGGGCGATGCTGGAGATCCTCGAGCCCTACGGGGTCAAGGAGATCGTGAAGTCCGGCATGGTCGCCATCAGCCGGGGCGGCCGCTCGATCACCGACCGCGGCGGACGGCACTAG